Genomic segment of Peribacillus frigoritolerans:
TTCAGCAGGGTTGGATTATCCAGGGGTAGGACCTGAACATAGTTACTTAAAAGATACAAATCGGGTGGAATATACTTCGGTAACCGATACTGAAGCATTGGAAGCTCTAGCGTTGCTTTCAAGGGAGGAAGGGATCATCCCTGCTTTAGAAAGTTCACATGCGATTTCCTATGGTTTAAAGCTTGCAAAAGAAATGGAGAAAGGAACAGGACTGGTGATTTGCCTGTCCGGCCGTGGTGATAAGGATGTTGAAACGGTCCAATCGTTGATGGGGGGTAGTGAACATGAATAAATTAACAAACGCGCTTCAAGAATGTCAAACAAAACAGGAAAAAGCATTCATCCCATATATTATGGCAGGCGATGGAGGTCTTGAACGGTTAAAGAGCCAACTTCTTTTCCTTGAAAACAGCGGAGCGACTGCCGTTGAACTAGGTATCCCATTCTCTGACCCCGTCGCAGATGGACCGGTTATCCAACAAGCCGGCATCCGTTCTTTGGAAAATGGAACAACTTTAAAAGATGTCCTGAAAAAAGTAATGGAAATCAAAAACGATGTGAACATCCCAATTATTTTAATGGGATATACGAATTCAATCCTGGCATATGGACTTAAAGAGTTTACGAATGACTGTCTACAAGCAGGGATTTCCGGGTGCATCATCCCCGATTTACCAATTGAAGAAGAAGCCATCTTTTCATCAATCAAAACTGCAGGAATCGTTCTTATCCGACTTGTGACACTCACGTCATCGAAAGAGCGTATCACTGAGATTACCGCAGGGGCTGAGGGCTTTATCTACGCAGTTACAGTCAAAGGCATTACAGGTGCCCGTGACGCCTTCGGGGAAGAACTTGGAGGCTATCTAAAGAAGGTAAAAGAGATAAGCCCGGTTCCCGTTCTTGCTGGGTTCGGCATATCGACGCCAGATCATGTCCGTGATGCAATACAATACTGCGATGGTGTCATAGTCGGCAGCAAGATCATCGATTGCTTCGAGACAGGTAAGGAAGATCAAATTAGTGACTTGATACAAGCAAGTAAAGGGGTAGTGCAAAAATAGTAATGGAGAGACTCCCGGGCTGCCCTCAGTTTGTAGGCAAAAGGAGTTTAAAACAAAGTTGATTGGGGAAGTTCGAGATTCCCGCAGGCGCAAGAGCGCCAAGGGCGGACCGCCCGCGGAAAGCAAGTGTCTGTAGGCAACGGTCAAATTTTAAAAACCTAAAAAAAACTGTAGTCAAACTCTATAATGATCGAGTTTGACTACAGTCCGAGGAGAGCCTTAAGGCTCTCCTTTTATCTAAACCAGTTTTTTGTTGGATCCGAATACAAATCAAATGTGTTTAATTTAATTGATATAAGGGTAAAAGATGTTCAAACGCATCTTGAATGGTTTGAATGAAATCATCATCTTTTAACTTAATGGCGTCATCACGGGAAATTTTTATACCGCATAGAATTTCGGCTTTCTTTACCGTTTGCAAACGAGTGAACATTGAATTCAAATCATCTACTTCAAGACCTTCATGAGGGATGACATCAGGTTTTGTATGGTCCATTGACCACACATAATGTGAGGGAATGCTATTCACCAATCGGTCTGCCTGCTGCTCCAGATGCTTTCCGATTTCCGTTTTATTAGGGGCTTCATAAATGACGGCATACCAGATGAACATATGCGTTTCCCATAATCCGATTTGGAAATGCGGCATCATTTTATAGCCTCTGCTGTTGGCAGCGAAAGCAACCCATGTATCATTAGGAGGGTTCACTGTCCGTCTAGCATGCTTTGCAACGTGAGGGTACATTTCATCGCCGGTCATAACTGACAGTTTTTGAGAAAAGTGCTCTCCTAGGGCTTGTAATTTGGGCTGGATCCGTTCTTTTAAAGCATCCATGCGCGATTCCAATCCATTAATTTTAAAAACGTCAAAATCACTTGCTGTAAAACTTGCTATATTCATTTTCATCTCTCCTACCGTAATATCTGCACATATTGTAGCATAAGTAAAAGTAAAATTTAAAAAATACGATTTGGGTTGGCGATATAAAATTACTTATAGGTTAAAGCACAAATTAGTTGCTATTTGTTGTAGGAAATCATATGATAATATAAATTCAGAAAATTACGTTAATTGATGAAGGGAGAATGTTAATTATGAAACAAGTCATGAACCAAGCATTAAAAGCTAAAGAAGTTGAAAGACATAGAGCTGCAGTGTTGAGAATGGAAATGGACTATGAATTAGCAACCCTTTTTGAAGCAATTGGTGAAGAGAATGACCAAAAGAGGTCACAATGCAAGCAAAGGCTTGAACGCATCCGCTTGGAATTGTTAAAACTGAAAGCCTTGTAAATATTGGCTGCAGAGATCTTGAAGGAGAATGAATAAAGGAAATGAATCAATTTCAATACAAGGAATTTTATTATAGATGAACGGACACTTTATTTTATTAAAAAATAATGTGTCCGTTTTTCATTAAATGTCCAATATATATAAGGTGGTATTTTGTTTTAGTTCGGTTCCATTTAATAAGGAAGCGAGACGTTAAGGCAAGGTGGTCTGATAAGTATTCGTGCGGGCTAACTCATGATTGCGAAACCGATTAATGGATGGATGGTCAAGGAACCTTCTTTCTTCATATGTTTTAAAAAATGGAAAATTTAAGATGTTAAAAACTTGAAGGCAAGCTATATTTGCTTTAATCTTTAGAAGTGGATCATTTTAATGTAGTTTCTGATCATAAAGGACGGGGATATTATAATGGCATCGGTCAAGGAAATGGATACATATGCGAAGTTATGGATGAAAGAAGCGGGTACTAGGCTAAGGGCGTCCTTTAAAACCAAGTTGAATATTGAAATGAAAACGAATCCGAATGATTTGGTCACTAATATGGATAAGGGGATAGAAAAGTTTTTTTGCGAAAAAATCGGCGAAGTCTTTCCTGAACATCGCATTTTTGGCGAAGAGGGAATGGGCCACGATATTAAAGACTTAAAAGGTACGGTGTGGATAATCGATCCAATTGATGGAACTTTGAATTTCATTCATCAACAGAGGAATTTTGCAATTTCTCTTGGGGTTTATGTGGATGGCATTGGAAAGATTGGCATGGTTTATGATGTCTTCAGTGATGAATTATATCATGCGGTCAAGGGGCAGGGAGCATTTCTGAATGATCAAAGGCTTCCATCGCTTGAAGAGGCATCAGTAAGCAAAGCGATCATTTCCATTAATGCTAGCTGGGTAACGGAAAACCGGAGGATTGATCCGAGTCTTCTGGCACCGCTGGTTCGGGATGCAAGAGGGACACGTTCTTATGGCTCGGCAGCATTGGAGCTGGCATTCGTGGCAGCTGGAAGGATTGATGCATACATAACCATGAGACTCATGCCTTGGGACTTTGCCGGGGGAGTTTTACTGGTTGAGGAAGTGGGCGGGGAAGTTAGTAATATTAAAGGTGACAAATTGAATTATTTGAAAGGAGACTCACTTTTCGTATCTAAACCTGGGCTTCACGAAGAAGTATTCGATAAATACTTATCAGGAAACACCAGCCGTTAGCATCAAGTGCCTTATTGCGTGCAGGATAAATATCTTGCATGGATGGAATCAAATACCCATTTTGAAATAATTAACAAAAAAAACTCGCTGTCTGTCAGCGAGTTTTTTATATTATAACTTCCCGGCTTCGCGTAATTTCTTCTTCTGAGTGAAACCGAACCCCATGATTCCGCAAAGAATAACGATTGCAGCCAATATTCCAATCAAGCTTTTTTCAGCAATGAAGATGCCAATGGAGCCAATGCTGGATGTTGCCAATACCGCTAATATTAAGAAATTCCATTTAATGTTCATTAATATCACCCCTAATATATCTATTGTACATAATTTCTGTATTTGTTTCTAGTATGTTTGTGATATAATATGTAAGTTAATACTAGTGATACGTTATACACAAACTTTTTTAGGAGTGAATTTTTTGAAATTAAGAGAAAATATTCGTAATATAGCCATCATTGCCCACGTTGACCATGGTAAAACAACGTTAGTGGATCAGTTGCTTAAGCAATCTGGTACTTTCCGTGAAAATGAACATGTGGAAGAACGTGCGATGGATTCTAATGCGATTGAAAAAGAACGCGGAATTACGATTCTTGCGAAAAATACAGCAGTTCAATACCAAGATACAAGGATCAATATTTTGGATACACCTGGTCATGCCGACTTTGGTGGTGAAGTGGAACGGATCATGAAAATGGTTGATGGCGTTCTTCTTGTTGTTGATGCATATGAAGGCTGTATGCCGCAAACTCGCTTCGTGTTGAAAAAAGCATTGGAACAAAAGATCACGCCAATCGTTGTCGTGAACAAAATCGATAAAGATTCTGCACGTCCAAATGAAGTGGTCGATGAAGTAATTGACTTATTCATCGAACTAGGAGCTGAAGAAGAACAATTAGACTTCCCGGTTGTCTTCACTTCAGGTATTGCTGGTACTGCAAGCTTGGATTCAGATCCTGCTAAACAAGAAGAAGACATGACCCCACTTTTCGAAACAATCGTTGAAACGATCCCTGCACCAATTGATAACTCAGATGAACCGCTTCAATTCCAAGTGGCTTTACTTGACTATAATGATTATGTAGGACGTATTGGCGTTGGCCGTGTATTCCGCGGTAAAATGCATGTAGGTCAACAGGTTTCATTAATGAAACTTGATGGGAAGGTTAAACAATTCCGTGTAACGAAAATCTTTGGTTATATTGGCTTGAAGAAAGTTGAAATCCAAGAAGCCGTTGCCGGTGATTTAATTGCCGTTTCTGGTATGGAGGATATTAACGTAGGGGAAACAGTTTGTCCGACTGAACATCCTGAAGCTCTACCTATCCTGCGTATTGACGAGCCAACATTACAAATGACTTTCCTTGTAAATAACAGCCCATTCGCAGGCCGTGAAGGTAAATTCGTTACAGCTCGTAAAATTGAAGAGCGTTTGAGAAACCAATTGCAGACTGATGTCAGCTTAAGAGTCGAAAATACTGATTCTCCGGATGTCTGGATTGTTTCAGGCCGTGGGGAGCTTCACCTTTCCATCCTGATTGAAAACATGAGACGTGAAGGTTATGAACTGCAAGTTTCTAAACCGGAAGTTATCGTTCGTTTGATTGATGGTGTCCGTTGTGAGCCGGTTGAACGTGTACAAATCGACGTACCTGAGGAGCACACTGGTTCGATAATGGAATCAATGGGAGCCCGTAAAGGTGAATTATTGGATATGATCAACAGCGGAAGCGGTCAAGTTCGTTTACTGTTCACGATCCCAGCTCGCGGACTTATTGGCTATTCAACTGAGTTCTTAACGATTACACGCGGATATGGTATCATGAACCATTCATTTGACAGCTACCAACCAATGGCACAAGGTCAAGTCGGCGGAAGACGTCAAGGTGTACTTGTATCCATGGAATCAGGAAAAACTACACAATATGGTATTATGCAAGTTGAAGACCGCGGTGTTATTTTCGTTGAGCCAGGTACGGATATTTACGAAGGCATGATCGTCGGGGAACATAACCGTGATAGCGATTTGACAGTTAATATCGTTAAAGCGAAACAAATGACAAATATGCGTTCAGCAAATAAAGACCAAACTTCTTCCATGAAAAAACCAAGAATCATGTCCCTTGAAGAAGCTCTGGAATATTTGAACGATGACGAGTACTGTGAAGTAACTCCGGATTCAATCCGTCTTCGTAAAAAAATTCTAGATAAAAACGAGCGTGAAAGAGCAGCTAAAAGAAAAAAAGTTGCTGTTGAAGAAAAATAAATAGCAAGAGGAGGAGAAAAGATTGGATATCCAAGAGCGATTATCATTTTTTGCAGCATTGTACAGAGTGGATGAAAACCCTGAAGCAGGAATGTGGTATTTATATTTGACGGTCTTTGGATTATGCATCCTTGTCTATCAGTTAGGTTTTGCCAAAAAGTTACCATTGCTAAAAAATGTGGTCATTTATGTGGTAATGGCACTTGGATGTACCCTTCTTTCTTTCTTTGCGGTGTTTCTTCCTATGGGGGAAGCATTAGTCATCGCTTCGCTTGTTCTGGGGATCTATAGGATCCGTCTTCATAATTCGAGAAAAGAAGAACAGGCTTAAGATGATGAAATCATTACAGGATGCTTTATACAATTGGTTGACGATCAAAGTTGTCTGTGATGCAAGGCCTGATGATACAGCTGCACGCGATACAGAAATGTTTTTCATGCAGATGCTGAAAGACGATCATCAGGTGATAATCGATTCGGTTACAAAAACAGAACCATTTTATTTCGTCGAGTACCTTTTGGGAGACGAAATGAAAAAGCAACGTTATCCGATTGAATTGATTGATATCATGTTAGACCAAATTCAGTTAGAGCCAGAAAAGTATAAAAATATCGAGTAATGAAAAAAGAACCGTGCGATTACGCACGGTTCTTTTTTATATTGCTTTAGGGAGGAAAAGTCCGTAAAAAAGATGTAAGATTGTCCACAAAAAGAAAGCTGTCAAATCAGAAGGAAGGACAACTTCTGTTTTCGACAGCGCCGATAGCGGGAAGTAAAGCATGATGGCGGGAATGATCGTGATAAAAGCAAGTGCGTATTTGTTCCATTTCCTGAAAATTTTCAAAGGAAGAAGAATATAAGCGTAAATAAACGTAATGGCAAGTGAAAAAAGGAGATGGAAAAAGAACAATGATGCCTCACTCCAGGAAACGGCTCCAATTAGAGGAAGGAAATCAACATTCAATAAAAGCTTATACACTTGCTTGCCGGAAAACATTTCTACCCACTTCATTATCAATCCAAGCAGAACTCCATTGATGAGACCAATCAGGCAAACTTTATAAAATATTCTACCATTCATCTTCATTTTTGATTGTCCGGTACAGACGGAAGTTTCCGGTTGCAATCCGTTCGTTCGTACGCTCTTCTATGCGTTGGTTGCATGTATTGCACATATAGGTATGTATAGGACGGTTTCGAAGTTTCTTTGCTTCTGGGCTATCGTCAGGTATAGATTCAATTTGATCGCATATTACACATTTAACCTTCATATTAGTTGAACCTCACTTCAATTCGAATATGCTTTTAAGTATACCAATATTTTTATGGTAAAACGAGGATAAAGTGAACTGACATTTGAAAGTTAATGTTACTTGGTGCATGGCGGGTATAGACAAAAAACCCGAAGATTCACTTCGGGTCAGGAAAATTCATTCTTTAAAGTGATTGGATTGATCATTTTGCTCTTTATCGAGTTCTTTTCTTTCCGTTTCATCATCAAGTTTATTTTTTTCCTTTTCAATGTTCTTGGACGGCGTTGGGGTTAAAATATCACCAGGAACCTCAGGAATGACTCGACTTGTGATGTCAGCCAGTTCATTCAGTATCCCGGTAACCGGTTTGCCGTCTTTAATGTCTCTGGCCACCTCCCTGATCCGTTCATTTATATCCGGGTCAGCGACGATGAGGGCATTTGCGCCTTCAGGATCATGTTTTAAAGTTTCTCCAACAGAGTACTTTATCGTTCCAACCTGTGAACGCTCAATATCTTGGTCAATATCTATTCCGACGATGGCATATTTGCCAAGTACGACTGCGGTGGCATCGTTCACCTCCGGAATGGATTTAGCCAAACCGGTGAGTCTTTCCGCTGTTTGCTGGCCTGTATTTCTGTCTGCTTCCTTAATGGTCGTATTATTGACTTTCGTTATATTGTTTTTCGCATTATTTTCAGACACTTCGTTATTATTATCCATTGTGCAACCTGACATCAACAGAACCGCAGCGAGCGACAATATGATTTTTTGCAATGTAAAACCTCCTTAATGCTCCTTATTTTGTTCCAGCCTGTCCATCACTACCAAGTCTGATGCATATAAGTATAAAATGCAGTGAAACATGGTGTAATCAATGTTGGGGATTGCATTCTTTGCTGGAAGTTTTCTTTATAGTCTGTAAATGTTCTTCTATCTTTATGCAAAGGAACATATATTTTATCAACAGTCTCGTCCGCTACATAAATGCTGAGTGTAGTAAATGGTAAGGCATATCCTATAGAGCAGGCAGGAGGCATCATATTGGGGAAAAAAATCTATGTTTTAGATACGAATGTCCTGTTGCAGGATCCGTATTCGATTTATTCATTCGAAGATAATGAAGTTGTCATCCCAGCAGTCGTATTAGAAGAATTGGATTCGAAAAAAAGGTACATGGATGAAATCGGAAGGAATGCCAGGCAAGTATCGAAATTGATCGATGGCTTTCGGGAAAATGGGAAGCTTCATCAGAGCATTCCGCTTCATAATGGAGGCAGCATAAGGATTGAACTCAACCACCGTTCATTTCATAAGCTTCAGGAAATTTTTGTGGAGAAAACGAATGATAACAGGATATTGGCAGTCGCGAAAAATTTATCTTTGGAAGAAGAGACGAAGGAAGCTGGAAAAACGGTCATTTTGGTTAGTAAAGATACTCTCGTCAGGGTTAAGGCTGATGCGATCGGTCTTGAGGCAGAGGACTTTTTAAATGACCGTGTCGTAGAACTGGACCATATTTACGCTGGGCACAAAGAAGTGTTTGTATCGATTGATAATCTGAATAAGTTTTATGAAAAAAGTTTTCTGGCACTGGAAGAACTGACAAAAGATTCATATTATCCAAATCAATTCCTGTTGATGAAGGACACGCTGGGCAGTTCAGCTTCTGCGATAGGGATTGTGGATGAAAATTGCAGGTTCGTTAAGAAATTGATGTATGAAGGGGAACATATTTGGGGAATTAAACCGAGAAATGTCCAGCAGACGATGGCCTTAGATTTGTTGCTTCGTTCGGATATCAAGCTTGTGACGCTCATTGGTAAGGCTGGGACAGGTAAGACTTTATTGGCATTGGCAACAGGATTGATGCAAACTGAAGATTTGTCACAATATAAGAAACTTTTGGTTGCCAGGCCCATTGTTCCGGTTGGTAAAGATATTGGTTATCTGCCAGGGGAAAAAGAAGAAAAATTAAGACCATGGATGCAGCCTATTTTTGATAATCTCGAATTTTTGTTCAATACGAAAAAACCTGGTGAATTGGATGCCATTTTAGCAGGAATGAGTTCGATCGAAGTGGAGGCCCTAACCTATATCAGGGGAAGGAGCATCCCGGATCAGTTCATTATCATCGATGAAGCGCAGAACTTAACGAAACATGAGGTCAAGACCATTTTGACAAGGGTCGGGGAGCGAAGCAAAATTGTATTAATGGGAGATCCGGAGCAAATAGATCATCCGTATTTAGATGAATATAATAATGGTTTGACATATGTGGTGGAAAAATTCAAGACCGAGCGTATTGCAGGCCATGTTAAATTGATAAAAGGGGAAAGATCTGGATTGGCCCAGCTGGCAGCTACGCTTTTATAATGCAATCGGCAAGGGATATCCCTTGCCGATTGCTCTAAAGTTTTTGGTGAGAATGGACTAAGTCTTATTTAACAGTGAAAGACCGTACATTTTTTATCGGATCATTGATGTTGGAAGCGTCTCCGAAATAAATTTCCAAAGGACCGCCCTCGGATATTTTAAGCGGCTTTCCTTCCTTGGAAAAGCCCAGGAAAAATTCAAGTGCCGTTTCCAACGGGAATGTAAGCTCCTCATCATCGGTTGTGACGATGACTTCAGTTACCCCATTTTCAGGTTCGGCATTTTTTAAAAAAGGTTCAAAAGGGATGCCGAAAGTCCCTTCCAGCAATCTTTGCTTCTCGAACTTTCGTTCCGTTTTTAATGTGGGTGGCATTATTGCGCCTTCCTGTATTTCTTTTTGCCAATGTTTGGAGGCGGCAATCGTATATTCTTCTAATTCATTGACTTGGACTCTTTCAGCGTGGAAATATGTATTTATTTCAACTTTACGGTCATCAAAAATCCATACTCCGGGATCTAGCGTAATTGGATATTTCACTTTTCCATTTATAAATACGATGGGTTCCAAATATCTCATTCCTTTCTGTTGCTCTTTAATGATTATAATCAATTATAATTGAAATGTCACATCTTCACGATGGTGAACAATTTCCATGGCTAGGTATATTCATTTGAGAGGTGATCGTGATATCTCAATGGCAAATTGTTTGTCAATGTCCTTGCTTTTTCACAAAACTAAAGGTAGAATTTAGAGATAAGATTTAATCGCTCTGAGCGGGGGGATTTAACATGGCATCTGATATGCTTGTCAATCATCGAGAAAAAGCTTATGCTTTATTAAAAGCAGATGCTGACAAGATTCTAAAACTGATAAAAGTTCAAATGGAAAATCTCACTATGCCTCAATGTCCTTTATATGAAGAGGTCCTTGATACACAGATGTTCGGTCTATCAAGAGAAATTGATTTTGCCGTACGCTTAGGTTTGGTAGAGGAGACCGAGGGTAAATCCCTGTTGGAAACCCTTGAACAGGAATTGTCAGTTTTGCATGAAGCATCATTAAAAAAATAATAGATAAAACATACTAACTCAAACAAATCTCGATGATTGTTTGAGTTTTTTATTTATGTACATAATTAATTAATAGTGTTATACTATATTCAATAGTGACATACTAATTGAACCGCGGAACCTCAATTTTAGTTTTTGTATTATTTTGAATTTTTATTTTAATATTGGTAATTTATGGTCCTGTTCCTTTGCTGCGGCATTGGAGTCTTGGTGGGAAATCAGATTTAATTCCTTGTTTTTATATACGAATATATGCAATTTTTTATTTTTTTATTGTATTCAGTTAATTTTAGTATTATTGTTATATTAATTGAATGTTAAATCAAATTGATAATATATTATTATAGCTAAATTTTCATTTGCTAATGGTATAGGGCTCTTTTTTATCTTTATAGAAAGTAAAAAACGAAAATATAAAATATATCGAAATAATTACATCAGCGATAAAATGAGCTTCATCAGATTGGACTCCTTATTTGGGAAATCAATTCATGAATAAAAAGTGGTGGAAATCTTTCACGCTTTTTTTCTATATATTCAATAAAAATACATATTGATTAGGGTGGTAGCAATGGGGAAACGTATAGAAAAAGTACTTGCGGCAAATCGTGGGGAAATAGCGATAAGGATTTTTCGTGCATGTACGGAATTAGACATTCACACAGTTGCAATCTATTCAAAGGAAGATTATGGTTCTTATCACAGATATAAAGCGGATGAGGCATATTTGGTCGGGGAAGGCAAAAAGCCGATTGATGCATACCTGGATATTGAAGGCATAATTGCGATTGCCAAAATGAGCGGAGTTGATGCGATTCATCCCGGTTATGGTTTCCTTTCAGAAAATATTGAATTTGCAAAACGTTGTGAGGAAGAGGGCATAATCTTCATCGGACCAGAATCAAGACACCTAGATATGTTTGGTGACAAAGTAAAAGCCAGAACACAAGCTGAACTGGCTGATATTCCGGTTATCCCTGGTACCGATGGACCGGTGACCAGTGTTGAAGAAGTCAAGGAATTTGGTGAACAATACGGTTTTCCAATTATTATAAAAGCCTCTTTAGGCGGCGGCGGACGCGGAATGCGGATTGTCGAAAAAATCGAAGAAGTTGAAGAGGCTTATGATCGCGCAAAATCAGAAGCTAAAGCAGCTTTTGGTAATGATGAAGTCTATGTAGAGAGATTCATACAAAATCCGAAGCATATCGAAGTTCAGATTTTGGCTGATACTCATGGGAATATCGTCCATTTATATGAACGTGACTGTTCCGTTCAGAGACGGCATCAAAAAGTTGTGGAAGTGGCACCTTCTGTTTCCCTTACCGAAGATTTAAGGGAAAGGATTTGTGAGGCAGCCGTCAAGTTGGCGAAAAATATTGATTATGTAAACGCTGGTACGGTCGAGTTCCTTGTCGCAAATGGCGAATTTTACTTTATTGAAGTCAATCCACGGGTACAGGTTGAGCATACCATTACTGAAATGATTACGGGCATTGATATTGTTCAATCTCAAATCATGGTAGCTGAAGGCCATGAACTCCATGGCAAAAAGATCGGGATTCCCGAACAAGCAGGAATTAAAACTCATGGATATGCGATTCAATCAAGGGTGACGACTGAGGACCCATTGAATAATTTCATGCCCGACACCGGGAAAATGATGGTTTACCGTTCTGGTGGGGGATTCGGTGTTCGTCTGGACGCAGGGAATGGGTTCCAAGGTGCGGTCATCACACCATACTATGATTCCCTTCTCGTTAAACTTTCGACTCATGCGCTTTCATTTGAGCAGGCAGCTTCCAAAATGGTTCGTAACCTTAAGGAATTCAGGATTCGTGGTATTAAAACAAATATCCCCTTCCTTGAAAATGTTGTAAAACATGAAAAATTCATAAATGGGGAATATGATACATCATTCATTGATACAACACCTGAATTATTTAGCTTCCCAATCAGAAAAGACCGTGGGACAAAAATGCTTTCATATATCGGAAATGTGACCGTGAATGGATTCCCGGGAGTCGAGAAAAAGAAAAAGCCGGTTTTTGATCCAGCTCCAATTCCGAATGTTGGTGGTCTGCCGCTTATCTCTGGTACAAAAAATATACTTGAAGAGCAAGGTGCAGAGGGACTTGTCAAATGGATCAAA
This window contains:
- the trpA gene encoding tryptophan synthase subunit alpha; translated protein: MNKLTNALQECQTKQEKAFIPYIMAGDGGLERLKSQLLFLENSGATAVELGIPFSDPVADGPVIQQAGIRSLENGTTLKDVLKKVMEIKNDVNIPIILMGYTNSILAYGLKEFTNDCLQAGISGCIIPDLPIEEEAIFSSIKTAGIVLIRLVTLTSSKERITEITAGAEGFIYAVTVKGITGARDAFGEELGGYLKKVKEISPVPVLAGFGISTPDHVRDAIQYCDGVIVGSKIIDCFETGKEDQISDLIQASKGVVQK
- a CDS encoding YktB family protein, with the translated sequence MNIASFTASDFDVFKINGLESRMDALKERIQPKLQALGEHFSQKLSVMTGDEMYPHVAKHARRTVNPPNDTWVAFAANSRGYKMMPHFQIGLWETHMFIWYAVIYEAPNKTEIGKHLEQQADRLVNSIPSHYVWSMDHTKPDVIPHEGLEVDDLNSMFTRLQTVKKAEILCGIKISRDDAIKLKDDDFIQTIQDAFEHLLPLYQLN
- a CDS encoding inositol monophosphatase family protein, producing the protein MASVKEMDTYAKLWMKEAGTRLRASFKTKLNIEMKTNPNDLVTNMDKGIEKFFCEKIGEVFPEHRIFGEEGMGHDIKDLKGTVWIIDPIDGTLNFIHQQRNFAISLGVYVDGIGKIGMVYDVFSDELYHAVKGQGAFLNDQRLPSLEEASVSKAIISINASWVTENRRIDPSLLAPLVRDARGTRSYGSAALELAFVAAGRIDAYITMRLMPWDFAGGVLLVEEVGGEVSNIKGDKLNYLKGDSLFVSKPGLHEEVFDKYLSGNTSR
- a CDS encoding YlaF family protein is translated as MNIKWNFLILAVLATSSIGSIGIFIAEKSLIGILAAIVILCGIMGFGFTQKKKLREAGKL
- the typA gene encoding translational GTPase TypA — encoded protein: MKLRENIRNIAIIAHVDHGKTTLVDQLLKQSGTFRENEHVEERAMDSNAIEKERGITILAKNTAVQYQDTRINILDTPGHADFGGEVERIMKMVDGVLLVVDAYEGCMPQTRFVLKKALEQKITPIVVVNKIDKDSARPNEVVDEVIDLFIELGAEEEQLDFPVVFTSGIAGTASLDSDPAKQEEDMTPLFETIVETIPAPIDNSDEPLQFQVALLDYNDYVGRIGVGRVFRGKMHVGQQVSLMKLDGKVKQFRVTKIFGYIGLKKVEIQEAVAGDLIAVSGMEDINVGETVCPTEHPEALPILRIDEPTLQMTFLVNNSPFAGREGKFVTARKIEERLRNQLQTDVSLRVENTDSPDVWIVSGRGELHLSILIENMRREGYELQVSKPEVIVRLIDGVRCEPVERVQIDVPEEHTGSIMESMGARKGELLDMINSGSGQVRLLFTIPARGLIGYSTEFLTITRGYGIMNHSFDSYQPMAQGQVGGRRQGVLVSMESGKTTQYGIMQVEDRGVIFVEPGTDIYEGMIVGEHNRDSDLTVNIVKAKQMTNMRSANKDQTSSMKKPRIMSLEEALEYLNDDEYCEVTPDSIRLRKKILDKNERERAAKRKKVAVEEK
- a CDS encoding YlaH-like family protein, which encodes MDIQERLSFFAALYRVDENPEAGMWYLYLTVFGLCILVYQLGFAKKLPLLKNVVIYVVMALGCTLLSFFAVFLPMGEALVIASLVLGIYRIRLHNSRKEEQA
- a CDS encoding YlaI family protein; protein product: MKVKCVICDQIESIPDDSPEAKKLRNRPIHTYMCNTCNQRIEERTNERIATGNFRLYRTIKNEDEW
- a CDS encoding YhcN/YlaJ family sporulation lipoprotein; amino-acid sequence: MQKIILSLAAVLLMSGCTMDNNNEVSENNAKNNITKVNNTTIKEADRNTGQQTAERLTGLAKSIPEVNDATAVVLGKYAIVGIDIDQDIERSQVGTIKYSVGETLKHDPEGANALIVADPDINERIREVARDIKDGKPVTGILNELADITSRVIPEVPGDILTPTPSKNIEKEKNKLDDETERKELDKEQNDQSNHFKE
- a CDS encoding PhoH family protein encodes the protein MGKKIYVLDTNVLLQDPYSIYSFEDNEVVIPAVVLEELDSKKRYMDEIGRNARQVSKLIDGFRENGKLHQSIPLHNGGSIRIELNHRSFHKLQEIFVEKTNDNRILAVAKNLSLEEETKEAGKTVILVSKDTLVRVKADAIGLEAEDFLNDRVVELDHIYAGHKEVFVSIDNLNKFYEKSFLALEELTKDSYYPNQFLLMKDTLGSSASAIGIVDENCRFVKKLMYEGEHIWGIKPRNVQQTMALDLLLRSDIKLVTLIGKAGTGKTLLALATGLMQTEDLSQYKKLLVARPIVPVGKDIGYLPGEKEEKLRPWMQPIFDNLEFLFNTKKPGELDAILAGMSSIEVEALTYIRGRSIPDQFIIIDEAQNLTKHEVKTILTRVGERSKIVLMGDPEQIDHPYLDEYNNGLTYVVEKFKTERIAGHVKLIKGERSGLAQLAATLL
- a CDS encoding YlaN family protein is translated as MASDMLVNHREKAYALLKADADKILKLIKVQMENLTMPQCPLYEEVLDTQMFGLSREIDFAVRLGLVEETEGKSLLETLEQELSVLHEASLKK